The following are from one region of the Salinirussus salinus genome:
- a CDS encoding DUF7123 family protein encodes MSATTTPSQESSKEERLRAFLERKATDGEMYFKSKFIADEVGLSPKEIGALMVKLKESAPGLEIEKWSYTSATTWRVEPA; translated from the coding sequence ATGAGCGCAACGACGACGCCCTCCCAGGAAAGCTCGAAGGAGGAACGGCTGCGCGCGTTCCTCGAGCGCAAGGCCACCGACGGCGAGATGTACTTCAAGAGCAAGTTCATCGCGGACGAGGTCGGGCTCTCGCCCAAGGAGATCGGCGCCCTGATGGTCAAGCTGAAAGAGTCCGCGCCGGGACTGGAGATCGAGAAGTGGTCGTACACGAGCGCGACCACCTGGCGCGTCGAGCCCGCCTGA